The Argiope bruennichi chromosome 9, qqArgBrue1.1, whole genome shotgun sequence nucleotide sequence ACGCAAAGTAAATGTTGTAACATCTGTAATTCCAGGTACATTAACGCCACTTGATCTTCTTGGCATATTTGAATGaactaatctaaatttttaaaaaaataaagaaataaatattaatgcaataaaaaacacTGACAGCAATAAAGATTTTACTACAGTTTTAAGAGGCATAAAATATCAATTGAGAGcattatatgaatgaatattaaatgaaaaaacaaatataaagaacatggttttaattcataatattttacttcataagGTAAATAATTTCCCAAACAATATTAAGAGGAAAATATCAAGCAGAATTGATTGAATTTGACctgagaaaaaaagaataaaagacaataaagatattcgaaaatagtttttaaaaaattttggaaaaaataaaaacttttaaacaaaattcttgtcttttggaatttaaatacatttatcaatcatttaaaagcaaataatgcaTTTGTTTTAGATTCCCCTGAATCCCAAATGCTACATCCAAAGTTATGGCAGATCTTTCTCAATTGGATAATAAAGGCATGGATGCAACAtggtttttggaaaaaaaaaagtgtttacaaCCAAATGGTATTAGTAGCTCATGTTTCTTACAAAAGATCGGCCTCATATATTAATACTTTTCTCTCCAAGGTCAGATCAGGGCTGATCACTGTATTTTCATGAGTGTAAATAGAAACATATGTTAGTtggcataaaaagaaattcttgctCATTTTGATGTGATTTTTcgtaatttcactttttacttGGGGCAGAATACTATGGGGATATATTCTAGCAAGAGTTTGCAATAATCTGTAGATATTGATTGTAGATGATTGTTCAATTACAGTAAACATACTTTTTTTAGtactaaatatcaaatatttttaactaaaatgttttcttatgattgaaaaatgatatttaaatttaaaaatagtttcattatatatatatatatatatatatatatatatatatatatatatatatatatatatatatatatatataatggatacATCTTATCCATTATTATgaacacttttataaaatttattgagttTAGGTTTAGTGAGAGAAAATGTTTTGGCCAGGAAAATAAGTAAATACTTGTAAAATACCATTatcctgaaaaaattaaaaaccacagtgggttgtatttctaaaaaagttcAGAACTCTAAtcaacaatcatttttatttgttcaaaatctgTTTTTTCCATCCTTTTTTTAAGCCTTTGATGGTTGGTTTGTggctctaatttttttattagtttaattcacttggatatttttcacttaaatgaATTGCTTTATTATAGAATGAGTGAAAATTAGTGACTTAATCATCTCATGGATTTAATGCCTACCCTGTTCCTTAAAACaaggaatttcatttaaataatattttctagttaTAATCATGTATACAGTAcataattgcaaaagaaaaaataaacaaacaactaCAACATAAAACAGGTAAACAACAACTGAGCAATTTACTAAAATTAGTCATAGAATTGcaatatatgaaaaacaaaatcagTAGCATTTACCACAATAGAGCACAAGGAATTCAGAAAGACTTCTAgtaaatagatatgaaaaaatttattctccaagccaatttttttatatatatattcaaatttgtcAATATATTCAACTGATTTTAAAactcttctaaatttaaaaatatttttttagaaccaAGTaactaaagcaaaaataataagagaaaatgaaagaaaagccatgacatggaaaaaaaaaatcagaataaatggAATGaaggagatttaaaattttatatgatatattgaaataatgttcAGTATCAGAGTATTTAATTACAATACAacagataaatgaaaatgaaCCTTTTCTTTACCTAGTATGAACAAGAGGTATACTGTTAACAGGAACAACCCATGCTTCTTTAGTCCAAGGCACAAGATCATATAACAGAAGATCACGATCGGTAATTGCTAAGAACACTGGCCTCCACTGTACAACACCTGTATCATCATGTATCTAAAATTGAAAAcctgattatatatattttaaataaataaaattaaatattcagtaactatattataattagttgttaaacttttaattttaaaacagttctaaaatgttttaaaacgcAGTTTTAGTATTTTAGAATGTGTTAttccaatgaaatttgataaattgtcAAAATATAGATAGCAGTTATGACATAAGAGGATTATTTGGTATCAAATATATCCTTAAGAATCTATGAACCGATTGATCATGTAATGAAATGCAAAGTtatctttcaaagaaattaaacaaaaatccaTCACAGGgtttagttttcattaaattaatttctattttgaagttACACGAGGAATACTTTGAAACAGATCAtgtaactatttaataatttgatatattctattatatatatattatatttgtaatcaTAGTTGCATCATATTACTGAAAATCTCTCAATAAACAGCCATAAACTAAacatgaaataaacaaaacaagcTTTAACATAATTATCAGACAATTAACGTGATAATGTAAGCATCATGTATGAtgaacaattaattgaaaaaactcAAGACGAGAGACCTCCCGACTAAAAGCtactaaatttgatatgtaattattAGCTAACACatgaatttttaatgacaaattaatcaaactctgaatatttttatcaataatttcagaatatattaatacacaaaattattttaaaattagaaaaggaaaaaaaaaaaaaagttttcattgacattaactttatttctatacattccttttttatttttttattattaaacacgttttacaatactttttattatttaagttactGCCTTTATATATGTGTGCATTGCATTGCACTGCAacattaataaatacttttttagtaTACATGCTATCACTGCTAAATagtccaaaataaatattaaaaataaaataatagaatgaaatCCAAAATAGGTACTTTTCCGTTAACCGTGCACAAGCGAAAAACTAACAAATAATGCAGAATTCCGCTAAATTCGCATTTGGTACACGATTGGCAACATTTGCACCCGGCTAACAGAAAAGTACCCCAAAACATTATACTACAATATGCTgaattaaagatttcaatttctttaaaaaattttgttatgaagAAGTTACATAACTTCCGAgttatgtattcatattttagaataaaacactAGAAACTAATTATTAAACCATAAAATATAATGTGTATTAATACAAACACAAAATCAAGATTTACATACTTTTTCTGACAGCCAGCCCATGTGTTTCAACTCTGCTCCTTCCAAGACATCCTTTAAGAGGTGCCCAGCTTCCACAACTGCTTTGGACATTAATGCATCTACATTAGTATGTATTGCATTAAACCAAGCAGAACACTGTGCAGCATCCGGACATCTCAAAACGCAAGAATGTCGTCGGTCAGGAGAGTGTATTTCTAATGTGCGGTTGTCAGCATCAGGCATGGTTAGATTTCGACAAAGGTGACAAAGAAGTAATGGAACCTGCCTTATATCAGCTCGACCAGCTTTGCGATGTAATTGGGAAGAGGGTAAGAAGCCACCTTGCTGGAATTCCCAGCCTACTTCAGCAAGAACGGCGCCCTTACGGAAGTAAGGGGTTACCTCTCTTAAATATTTGactgaaaaacaattatttttctaaatcaaattgattataaaatacttgcatttcaattaacaaattttaagaatagtcattataaatataagaataataagtcttataaatttaaaaataactgagctttaataaaaaagaaatgcaaattaaatcttaactagtgaattaattttaacttttttctattCTTTGTTTACAACAGTTCAAGTTAACAGattaacattcaattttaaagttAGATAAAACAACTTATAACCAGTTTCATTACAACTTAAGCGAGGAATAAATAAGAGTTAAGGATGTTcaagtttatattaattaaaaaatatttcacactcCATCAATAATAATCATTGTAATTTGAATAGTAAATAATCCttagttaaaaactaaataatgaataccataattttcaatttctatttaaattccaATAATACAATACTTAAACTGACATCTAATtcttcaaattacatttttatgccATTACAAAGgtttcaatttaatttgcattaatctCATATAACTTAGTTCTGATATATTGTTATGTATAATGTAAGAATAGcaagatttaaaatgaatctaCTGTAATATTTTAAGAGATGAATGCGATCCATTTCAAATCTTCATAacacaaaattcattattattccataATGATaaatagaagggaaaaaaaagcaacaaGTTAAACTATAATCAGATGTATTATAATCCTATTTATCTGTATCCTTGTCCAATCTTCATACTTTGCTCCCTCATTGTAAAGATACTAGTTAATGTGAACTTATTACAATACAATATAGCTTTTGCAAAATTAACTCGCTTGTGAACCTGCATCcatgatactaatatttttcaattttctcagTATTTCCTACTGTAAAATATGAAAGcatataattctttttacaaCCAGAATCTACACGAAATTGGTTAATTTTTTCGCTACATGTTAGGATATATCTCTCTCAGCAATTGATTGTcagtttattaatattacataaaaatgtgGAAAAACTTTTGAATAGTTACAATACTTTGTTAtttgagataatttatttttaaatgaaataataccaTACAATACATTTATACCTTCtttctgataaatttattatggaataagtaaatttgtctataaatttgctaattttatatGGAACTATCACCAGTTAGCACTCTTGTTCCACGgggtgttttaaaaatttccagcgACAATAGCAACaatctcaaaaaaaatattgacagttAAGCTATGTAGTATTCAGAATTTTTAGAATGTATAATAATCAGCACTTTCCAGTcatggtttaatatatttaaatttaatttcaaatgtcaaCAGTAAGATGAAAATGATGccagataaatttattaactgcCTTGAGCCCTACCTTCTATATCAACAACTTTACCAGCTCGTTTTAAAGCTCGAACTGCTTCATCATGTGTCGCTTCTCTAAGATCTTCACCATTGACTGATAAAATAGCATCTCCAACATATAATTGTTCCGTTTGATCAGCCGCCAtgcctttaaatattttactaataagaataggcattttattttctttgccacCTTTAATACTTATTCCTAAACCACTATTATCTTGTTTAACAACTCGTACAACTCTTTTTTGATTTGCAATGCTTTCCGGTATATCAGGCGGTTCAGAGTCTGAGAGTCCATTGGAAGGCCCATTACTAATTTCATAACTGTCATCCAAAGTTATACTTAAACAGTCTTCCTCTAATGTAACTAATACTTTTTGCCATTGCTGACGAGCGTACACTTCAAGCAAGCCAGTTCGAGAACCAGAATGAAAGTTCGGGGCGGACGACATTTTGACAGACGTCTATAACTATAATTGCCAATATCAgtttaagaaatattagaaataaaaaaaaatatttcattactataaAAAGTAATGCTCAGTAATAAGAAGcaattttttcgataaaaatagtATACAAAGGAATCGAAAATACTTGtttctttgattatatttttaaaaaggaattattgtttttcttctgttaatgaaaaataaaagttggaaGATTGGCAACAATGAAATGATGTTTGTTTGCAATCTTTTCCGTAATTCGCTTCGCATtatttaagttgaaataatagaacatcaattctttaaaagcatttctaaaacaatttttacgtaaaatataattgtttgttCACTGTACAAACtacagtttgaaaaatttaacatataactCTTCCGATATTTCATCGTTCGCAGTAAGTAATGAAATGCTCTTGTTAAAGGACGATTATCAAAGGAACTGTTCGAAtccattttataattgaaatataattaccacaaaaacactaataataatttttttattaatttaatttttttgcttttttgttatatttattgtttgctagtaattttgggattttttaaaaatgaaatttccatttttttaaataaataaatgatgaaataataaattgttatatttcatcattatgaattgttataaatatatcttgttttattgaaagatttattaacTAAAcgaattttccttcaaaaaattaaaacaattgacTCAttgttattacagaaaaataatttttaaaactgtagttTAGAGGGAAATTCTGTAAACAATCACTTCCTGATAGTTGATTCAGAGATCATTATAATCGTGttgctttattcttttcttaagGTAATTgaataacataattataattttggataACCATCTATTTAATTTGTCgcttaaatatcacatttttttaaaaatttatattcatagtaATAagtatggaaaataaatttattaaattttataatcattttgctgaacaacaatttaaaattattgtgtcctattttcttattatttaaatatggttttccAACCAATTATCTCTGACTTATTGCAAACATTTGTCTTAGTTGTGTCACAGCAAacatgtagaaatattttgtgcTTTTTGCTATAATtagttatgtttattttataatttttgcataacaattttatatggaatttatttaattgaactgCCAAAGAAACctgatactttttatttatgcaatagataattttgtaagttaaaaaaattgcattaaaattttttatagagtctgtatattataaaaataaatgcaatgaacTTCATTgagaaatttcatctttaaaaaagttattgagGTAATTGAAGACCAAGGTATCTAATATATTTCATGGAAGtgtagataaaaaaagaaaaagttttaacaatCACATACttgacaaaatatagaaaatatattcatgagTGCAGAAACATTTTATGTGTAAATCAGTAAAGTTAAAAACTCATAACCTGTGAAATTTTTAACACTATGTTCATTAAgagaaaattgattaataaataatttaaatatgaaatgcttGTTTAAACATCACAAACATATCTTTACATATACATAATTAAACatatatccatttaaaatataaatataatttttttaattgcacaattgaagctttttttgaacattttttgtttgttccaagggatttaattcatttctcaaatcctctataatttgtttataattgttgaagtacttttaaatgtgATGTATATTTATTAGGTTAAGAATGGATGACGAATTGGATGTAGAGGCTTTACTGGATGCTTCTTTTGCTAAACAGGTACATTTATTTCTCAGAGTATTATGCTttgcatttattgttatttaggCCTATTAAAGGCTTTGTTCtgaaaagatatataaaagaacttttctataaagtttattgaatttcttataattttttgatttgaatttaattgctgatttgaatgtaattaattattttgatgaacAAAATTATGCCATTAGTTTCCTTTATATTTGGGGAAGAATTTACTTTGCTGTTTACTTATAGTTATGATTAAGAAAAGAGATAAAAggattaatatttataacaacttaataaatgttattgccaatatttaaaaaaaaatattaaaatttcaatttattattagtaaattggtataaactttattttaattttgtgattccgtttttctctttttcttttctattaaataatatatagccTTGTAAATGAGCAATGCATGGAGtaattgctttaataatattgatatagtAACAACATATTAACTGGGTAACTAGTCAAAATTGATTGCTGATTTTTGAGATActagtaaaattatttcacttacagtatgtgattttttaaaaaaactttcatcgAGTTACTCATGAACAAATTCTTTATTGCTGCCTGATGAAAGCATTTTTGTCTTAATAGATAAAGAAATTTCTGTATTATcagaaaactaataaattatttttttcaaagttctaAGAATTTACATATTTACTCTGACTGTACCTGGAactgtttttcttcattattattaactGCATATTTTCGTTATGCCTCCCCTATGCTTAT carries:
- the LOC129984474 gene encoding beta-1-syntrophin-like produces the protein MSSAPNFHSGSRTGLLEVYARQQWQKVLVTLEEDCLSITLDDSYEISNGPSNGLSDSEPPDIPESIANQKRVVRVVKQDNSGLGISIKGGKENKMPILISKIFKGMAADQTEQLYVGDAILSVNGEDLREATHDEAVRALKRAGKVVDIEVKYLREVTPYFRKGAVLAEVGWEFQQGGFLPSSQLHRKAGRADIRQVPLLLCHLCRNLTMPDADNRTLEIHSPDRRHSCVLRCPDAAQCSAWFNAIHTNVDALMSKAVVEAGHLLKDVLEGAELKHMGWLSEKIHDDTGVVQWRPVFLAITDRDLLLYDLVPWTKEAWVVPVNSIPLVHTRLVHSNMPRRSSGVNVPGITDVTTFTLRLGTRQGVESRVMRVETHRDLAFWARHLVQGAHNAAYAMKEAHFSCLYQGQECVITIHFENGFMLQDGRHHTILWQYPFEKLRMSADDGMRLVWLDFGGEDGEKELDLLQSPKPFIFTLHTFLSAKVIRLGLVA